cagaccactggttcgaacagctcttattcgctccccttttacaatagaagcctgaaacaacgttctaaagactgttgacatctgatGTTgacagtggaagccttaggaagtgcaatctgaccccacagacactgtatattggataggcaatcacttgaaaaactacaaacctcagatttcccacttcctggttggatttttctgaggtttttgcctgtcatatgagttctgttatactcacagatatcattcaaacagttttagaaacggtgagttttctatccaaatctactaataataggcatatcttagcttctggacctgagtagcaggcagtttactctgggcaccttattcatccaagctactcaatactgcccccccgttcccaaagaagttaatgcagctggtggccacaccagattctgactgttactttgattttgacctcccctttgttcagggacacattattcaatttctgttagtcacatgtctgcggaacttgttcagtttatatcccagttgttgaatcttgatatgttcgtaCAAAAATGTACAAGTAAAAATTTCTGAAAATAAATgcaattgacagtgagaggacatttcttttttgctgagtttacatgcacacatttaaaaaaataatgtatcAAAATAAGATCATTTTTGGAGAACACCATTGTAAGCTACAGGGGTTGGAACTGGTTCAGAGAACAGAACCGAAAACCGGAAAATAACGGCGTTTTTTGAGGAACAGAACCAGAATCGATAACGAAAGTTATACTGTTCcagaacagaaccgttattttaaaagctTGAACTGGTTAAAATGttatttcaaataaatgtttgtcacatgcgccaaataaaaCAGGTGTTGACcttgcttacttatgagcccgtaaccaacaatgcagagttttttttattttttataataaagtAATGTTGTTTGATAAATAGACTAAaggaaaaacaataacacaaccaggctatatacaaggggtaccggtaccaagtcaatgtgcaggggtgacTACATgtacaattacctcaactaacccgtgtccattgactcggtaccggtaacccTTGTATGtaaccttgttattgttattttattgtgttactgttaCTCTTTTACCTTTAGTCTATTTAGCAACcgcattttattattattttttactctgcattgttggttaacctgtttgggatagggggcagtattttcacagccggataaaaaatgtacccgatttttaatctggttactactcctgcccagaaactagaatatgcatacaattagatttggatagaaaacactctaacgtttctaaaactgtttgaatggtgtctgagtataacagaactcatatggcaggccaaaacctgagaagattccatacaggaagtgccctgtctgacaatttgttgtccttctgttgcatctctatcgaaaatacagcatctgtgctgtaacgtgacactttctaaggcttccattggctctctaaagccgccagaaagtggaatggggtgtctgctgtctctgggcaaagtacagcagctctgtaagtggtcagcctggggacagtgagactgagatgcgtgttcacgagacttctccatttttttttttcagcctttgaacgaatacaacgtcgcccagttggaatattatcgctattttacgagaaaaatcgcataaaagttgattttaaacagcgtttgacatgcttctaagtacagtaatggaatattttgaatttttttgtcacgaaatgcgcttgcacgttacccttcggatagtgacttgaacgcacaaacaaaacggaggtatttggatataactatggattatttggaaccaaaacaacattttgttgttgaagtagaagtcctgggagtgcattctgacgaagaacagcaaaggtaatccaatttttctaatggtaattctgagtttagtgagcctcaaacttggtgggtgtcaaattagctagcctgtgatggccgagctatgtactcagaatattgcaaaatgtgctttcgcagaaaagctattttaaaatctgacatagcgtttgcataaaggagttctgtatctataattcttaaaataattgatgtattttgtcaacgtttatcatgagtaatttagtaaattcaccggaagtttttagtgggcatgctagttctgaacatcacatgctaatgtaaaaaaaaagctggtttttgatatatgaacttgattgaacaaaacatgcaggtattgtataacataatgtcctaggagtgtcatctgatgaatatcatcaaaggttagtgctgcatttagctgtggttttggtttttgtgacataaatgcttgctttgaaaatggctgtgtgattatttttggcagggtactctcctgacataatctaatgttttgctttcgctgtaaagcctttttgaaatcggacaatgtggttagattaacgagagtcttgtctttaaaatggtgtaaaatagtcatatgtttgagaaattgaagttatagcatttttgaggtatttgtatttcgtgccacgcgattccactagctgttgactagggtgggacgtttgcccatagaagttaaataaaaaaacgacAATGTTGTtgaaccatcctcagttttctcctatcccagccattaaactctaactgttaaagtcaccattggcctcatgttgaaatccctgagcactttccttcctctccggcaactgagttaggaaggacgcctgtatctttgtagtgactgggtgtattgatacaccaccccaaagtgtaattaataacttcaccatgcttaaagggatattcaatatctgatttttatttcatttttagtattactttttttacccatctacaaataggtgccctttgcgaggcattgaataacctccctggtctttttgtatttgaaattcacagctcgactgtgtggggtacagaaatgaggcagtcattcaaaaatcatgttaaacactattgcacactgtgagtccatgcaacttattatgactTGTTCAGCACATTTTTGCTCCTGAAgttatttatttaggcttgccataaaaggggttgaatacttattgactcaagacatttcatcttttcgTTTTTTATGAATTTGTCAAAATAAAAgagaattccactttgacattatggggttttgtctCACTGACAATATATCTCAATTTgttctattttaaattcaggctgtaataacaaaatgcattttttatcATGCAGAAACCCATCGGCTGGTCctgagtttcatcagctgttttgCCGGAGGCGTCTTCCTGGCTGCCTGTCTGTTGGACATCTTCCCAGACTACCTGTCAGACATCAATGCTGAGCTGGACGCACGGAGGGTGGACGTAAGTGTCTTCTGTCTGTCAGCAACATCACAAAGTGTCATTGATGCCTGGCCACACTCCCATCCCCTTTGTAAAATGACAAAAAGCTATATGATTATCCATGGCACAAAACCAATGTATTAAGGGATAGTTACAACAGTTATACTTTAGTTCTATTGTATCTGTAAAACATGGGAAAATGTGCTAGTTAGTGTTGAAGTTATTAATCCACAGGTTCATTACCTGGTGATGTGTTaaggactatatatatatatatatatatatactatcccTAATCTTTGGTGTTATTTTAAACAGAACTCTTACTTTCGTTGTTTTCACCTCTCAAACAGACCAGCTTCCCCCTCCCAGAGTTCATTATAGCTGTAGGCTTCTTCACTGTGCTCATCGTGGAGAGGATCGTTCTGAACTGCAGACAAGATGCCATGCAAGGGTCAGACCAGGAGAGAGCACCTCTGGTGCACAGCCATGGGCACGGGCAGGGGAAAGCCTCGTCCACCGACCTGGAGGGTAGTGCCCACCATGTCCACATGGACCTCCAGGCCCACTCCTCTTTTCGCTCGTTCATGCTCTTTTTCTCGCTCTCCCTGCATTCTGTGTTCGAGGGCCTGGCCATCGGGCTGCAGACCACAGACTCAAAGGTAGGTGCTGGAGAGCGAGCTGTACTTAAATAGCACAATAGGTCCATTTGTTTTAGCTCGCCCGGGGAACATATTAAACCATTATGTTGGTCCTAAAAGGGAAATCTTTGCCCACCTGTGGCACTGGGTCAGCTAAAACAAATGCACCCATACATTACAAATGGATGCCAATATTTTCCAAGTGTATCTTCAAATACATTCCAATAATATTCAACTacttctttcttcaaatgaaAATACAAGGCATtatttatactgaacagaaatataaacgcaacatgcaacaatttccaagattttactgatttacagttcgtACAAagacatcagtcaattgaaataaattaattaggccctaatcaatggatttcacatgactgggaatacagatatgtatctgttggtcacagatgccttaacctctcttgggtaggtggGAGGGTcacgtcccacctgcgggacacactattcaacagccagtgaaatagcagggtgccaaattcaaaacgacaaaaatgtcataattcaaatttctcaaacatactattatatcccattttaaagataagattctcgttaatccaaccacattttccgattccaaaaaggctttacggcgaaagcatagcattagattatgttagcacatcaccttgacaaggaaaaaccacacagccattttccaagcaaggagaggtgtcacaaaaaacagaaatgcaGCTAatattaagcactaacctttgatcttcatcagatggcattcataggacttcatgttacacaatacatgtatgttttgctcgaaaaagttcatatttatatccaaaaaaaccattttacattggcgtgtaatgttcagaaatgtttttccttcaaaaacttccagtgaatgagcacatcaatttatagaaatactcgtcataaacgttgataaaatattaaactgttattcaaagaattatagataaacatctccttaatgcaaccgctttgacagatttcaaaaaagcttcacggggaaagcacactttcctcagaaaacaacatcaggcaatacagatacccgccattttggagtcatctataatcataaatagcattataaatagtcacttacctttgatcttcatcagaatgcactcccaggaatcccaggtccacaaatgttttgttcgctaaagtccataatttatgtacaaatacctcctttttgttagcGCATTccgtaagctactccaaatgtaggaagcgcgccgaaaatttcacgacaaagtcaaaaaaagttatatttatgttTGTAGAAACAcatcaaacgatgtatagcatcaatctttaggatgtttttaacaaaTCTTCAGTAATgctccaaccggacgattccaatgtcctcaaaaatgtaatggaacacagctacctctcacgtgaacgcgcgccactgaactcatgtcattttctgagtcaccaacttcaagGCCTTctcgttcgctctctgttcactgtaaaagcctgaaacaacgttctaaagactgacatctagtggaagccttaggaagtgcgaaatgaaccctaagtcactgtaaaggcaatcacttgaaaaaactacaaacctcagatttcccacttcctggttggatttttctcaggtttttgcctgccatatgagttctgttatactcacagacatcattcaaacagttttagaaacttcagtgttttctatccaaatctactaataatatgcatatcctaccttctgggcccgagtagcaggcattttaatttgggcacgcttttcatccagaattccgaatgctgccctctaccctagtgaagttaaagaAGTAgcggcatggatcagaaaaccagtcagtatctggtgtgaccaccattttcctcatgcagcgcgacatctccttcgcatagagtttcaggctgttgattgtggcctgtggaatattgtccctcttcaatggctgtgcgaagttgctggatattggcaagaactggaacacgctgtcgtacatgtcgatccagagcatccaaaaaatgctcaatgggtgacgcgtgcaggccatggaagaagtggGACATTTtcggcttccaggaattgtgcacagatccttgcaacatggggcagtgcattatcatgctgaaacatgagggtaTTGCAGCGTATGACTGGCACAGCAATGGGTctaaggatctcgtcacggtatgtatctctgtgcattcaaattgacatagataaaatgcaattgtgtttgttgtccgtagcttatggctgtccttaccataaccccaccgccatccTGGGGCAGTCTGTTCACAACgttcacatcagcaaaccgctcgcccacacaacgtcaTACAaggggtctgtggttgtgaggctggttggatgcaATGCCCAAttctgctctggtggacattttagtggccttttcttgtccccggcacaaggtgcacctgtgtaatgatcatgctgtttaatcagcttcttgatatgccacacctgtcaggttgatagtgagcatttctcctttgccaaaataatctaacagggatgtaaacaaaatttgagagaaataagctttttgtgcatatggaacacttttatttcacctcatgaaacataggaccaacacttgttgcgtttttatatttttgttcagtgtacaccTAGCGGTGAGTCTGAGCGGCGCACGTGAGGTGATGAAGTTACACTTGAATGCAATTCACTACTAAATGTTTGCCATAAAATCATTTAGAATGGCTTTCTGCCAGATGTCAAAGAGCTCTTCCCTGTGCTTCCTActagtgttttatttattttgtttttccctccccctcctcctttttTCCTCCTCTGTTCACCCCTTTGcttcagggtagcctagtggttagagcattgggctagtaaccgaaagattgcaagttcgaatctccgagctgacaaggtacaaatctgtcgttctgcccctgaacaaggcagttaacccactgttcctaggccgtcattgaaaataagaatttgttcttaactgacttgcctagttaaatgaagttAAATGAAATATATTAATTATTTCAATGATGAAACCGTCGACCCAACCGTCTTGACTGTTGGACCGAGAGCCTACCCCTTACAGACCATGCTGTTCCTGATACCAAGATTGCTCAGTCGTAGCTggttcaaccccccccccccccccatatcgaTTGGGTGCACCATAAGCCACTTTGGGTTCATCCTGTGGTCATCTGCCTCTGGTGTTGTCTCCCAGATACCAGGATAATTAGGAATACTGTGGcctttgttctgttcctccaggctCTCTATCTCGTTGACATCACCCACCATATCTGATCAATGGAATGCCAGCTGTAGGTTTTTTAGCACCAAGCCATCACTTAATCAGTTGCCAGCCCAAGCTTCAGAATACTTCTCTCAGTTAActcagaaaaggagagagagagagagagagagtccaaagaacctttctttattaaataaaacaaccatttggtgCATAAATATAACAATCTTGTAATCCTGCTACCACACCACATGTCCCGGGGCCCCCGACGTCCAGGGGGCCCCCCCAAACTCCCCCAATTGATGTTTGGTCCCAGTGGATGTTGGGTGGGTGACCCAGATAGTAAAaagtgtagaattacaggaaatgtcCTTTTTAtaacggcaacattttctctcagcctcatggcacaCTGTTAACAAAAGCATAAGATGAGGTTTAAAAACAGCAaaagtagctactcttcctggggtccaaatacattttggattataatggctgctgttttacaggctcctaaccaactgtggtattttgtgtttttttttcacatagtttgtaactcattttgtacataatgtttctactaccgtctcttatgaccaaaaagagcttctggacatcaaaacagctcacctcgaactggacaaagattctttaatgagtccgacgcaaAGGGTATACTGCTTTGTCGAGACAAGGCTCAAATTGCCGTCATTTGTGTGAAGAAAAGAGAAAAAAGGGGAGGGGGGcagggtgccttgtaagaattcgCAGATGAATAGGTAAACCACCAGTACCCTCtgtattattggccaacgtgctATCATTGGAAAACTaactggacgatctacgatttaagactatcctaccaacgggacattaactgCAATaacttatgtttcactgagacgTGGCTAAACGaagacacggataatatagatcTGGTTGGCttctccgtgcatcggcaggaaaGAGCAGCCATGTCTGGGAAGACAAGGggcggaggtgtgtgtgtgtctgtctgtcaataaCTGCTGTTGCGCGATGTCTattattaaagaagtctcgaggtattgctcacctgacgtacaatacctcatgataagctttaGACCACACTACTTACCAAGAGTtcacatctatattattcgtagctatctatttaccaccacaaaccaatgctggcactaagaccgcactcaacgagctgtataaggccataagcaaacaaaaaaTTGCTtatccagaagcggtgctcctaaTTGCCAGGGACATTAATGCAGGCaaatttaac
This genomic stretch from Salmo salar chromosome ssa26, Ssal_v3.1, whole genome shotgun sequence harbors:
- the LOC106587070 gene encoding zinc transporter ZIP1 isoform X2; the encoded protein is MKWFRETSGTETHRLVLSFISCFAGGVFLAACLLDIFPDYLSDINAELDARRVDTSFPLPEFIIAVGFFTVLIVERIVLNCRQDAMQGSDQERAPLVHSHGHGQGKASSTDLEGSAHHVHMDLQAHSSFRSFMLFFSLSLHSVFEGLAIGLQTTDSKVLEICIAIVVHKSIIVFSLSVKLVQSAVPPMWVAAYVGVFAMMSPLGIGVGIGVIEAQLAAGALIQAILEGLAAGTFIYITFMEILPHELNSPENQLLKVFFILLGFSVMAGLTFLG